The following DNA comes from Gammaproteobacteria bacterium.
CCGCCGACGTAGAGCGCGCCGGCGCCCAGTAACAGCGCGCGCACGGGGGCGTCGGCGGCCGGATTCCACGCGTTCGCGACGGCAGTGGACACATCAAGCGCCGCCAGGCGACCGCGACCGGCAGCGGCGATGACAGTGAATTCGCCGCCGACATACAGGGTGCTGCCATCGATCAGCAAGGCCTGCACCGGGGCATCCGGATCCGGCGCCCACGTCGAGTCCACCGCCCCGGTGGCGGCATTGACCGCGGCGAGGCGCGAACGCGGCGTGCCGGCGATGGCCGTGAACTCCCCCCCCACGAACAGGGCGTCCCCTCTCAGGGCGAGCGCGCGCACCGCGCCGTTGGTGGCCGGCGCCCATCCCGTCACATTCCCGAGCGCGTCGATGTGCGCGAGATTGTCCCGCGGCAACCCACCCACCGCACTGAACTCCCCGCCAAGGTAACAACCGCCCGCGCCATCCGAGATCACGACGTGCACCGGACCGTTCACGCGCGGCAGACCGTCGGTGGCGACACCCGCCCCGGCCGTGGCACCGAAAAACCACGTGTTCAGATTGCCGCTCGCCACGCTGGTGTACACCGGTCCATTGGCGACCCAAACCTCGTCGCGCAGATCGACGGCGGCGCCCGTGGTGGCCAGCAGCACACCGATCAGTGCAGCGAAGACCTGCACCGCCTTACCGGTGAAGGGACGCGGGGTGACGGGTTTCCTGAACGATTTCGGCATGCGACATCATTGCCGTGAGGTGGATGCGGGAATGGAAAATACAGTCCCATCATACGCCGATTTCATAGCTGGCTCAACGAATTAAGGGGCGACCAGGACGCGCTTGATGTGCGGCGGGGGCAGATTGGACATCTGTCCCTGCCCGATGGGGACGGATCGCTAAATCCGTCCCCGGGATGACCCGTCCGCGCCGGATACGGTATCCTGTACGCCCTGAAATCATTACAAACGACCAGCAGGCCGAGACACCCGATGAACATCCTGATCGTAGGCGGCGGCGGCCGGGAACACGCCCTGGCCTGGAAGGCCGCCCAGTCGCCGCTCGCGGACACCGTCTACGTCGCGCCCGGCAACGCGGGCACCGCGCTCGAACCCGACATCGAAAACGTCGCCATCGAGGCCACCGACATCCCGCGCCTGGTGGAATTCGCGCGCGCGAACGAAGTCGGCCTGACCATCGTCGGCCCGGAACAGCCGCTGGTCGCCGGCATCGTCGATGCCTTCCGCGCCGCCGGCCTGCGCTGTTTCGGGCCGAGCAAGGCGGCGGCGCAGCTGGAGGGCTCCAAGGCCTTCAGCAAGGATTTTCTCGCCCGCCACCATATCCCGACCGCGGCCTACGGCGTGTTCACCGACATCAACGCGGCGACGGACTACGTCCGCCGCGTCGGCGCGCCGATCGTGATCAAGGCGGACGGGCTGGCCGCCGGCAAGGGCGTGATCATCGCCGCCACCGTGCCGGAGGCGATCGCGGCGGTCACCGACATGCTGCAGGGCAATGCCTTCGGCGATGCGGGTCACCGCGTGGTCATCGAGGAATTCCTGCGCGGCGAGGAGGCGAGTTTCATCGTCATGTGCGACGGCAAACATGTGCTGCCGATGGCCACTTCACAGGACCACAAGGCGCGCGACAACGGCGACACCGGGCCCAACACCGGCGGCATGGGCGCCTACTCGCCGGCGCCGGTGGTGACCCCCGCGATCCATGACCGCGTCATGAACGAAGTGATCCTGCCCACCGTGCGCGGCATGGCGCAGGACGGCATCGTGTACACCGGATTTCTCTACGCGGGCCTGATGATCGATCCCGCGGGCACGCCAAAGGTGCTCGAATTCAACTGCCGCTTCGGCGATCCCGAGACACAGCCGATCATGCTGCGACTGAGATCCGACCTGGTCGCGCTGTGCCTGGCCGCGGTGGAGGGCCGGCTCGATTCCGAACCCGCCGAGTGGGACGACCGTCCGGCGCTCGGCGTGGTGCTCGCGGCCGGCGGTTATCCCGACGCATATGCGAAGGGCGACGCGATCCGCGGGCTGCCGACGCGGGATTCCGCCGACGCCAAGGTATTCCACGCCGGCACGCGCCGGCAGGGCGACGACATCGTCACCAACGGCGGCCGCGTGCTGTGCGCCTGCGCGCTGGGCGAGACCGTCGCGGCGGCACAGGCCCGCGCCTACGAGCTCGCGCGCGGGATCGACTGGCGCGGCGTCTATTACCGCACCGACATCGGCCACCGCGCCATCGCGCGGGAGGCTGGCGGGCGCTGAGACTCGAACAGACGCGTCCCGCACGGGCGGTGACCGGGGATTTCAGGAGATGCGCCGCCTGCGCGCAAACAGGCCTTGATTGCGCGCGAGTTTCGGCGCGAAAAGGATCCGGCCCCGATACCAGTTCCGAAAACCATTCAACGAGGACCATTCCATGAGCAAGACCTTCGTCGCCATTCTGATGGGTTCCGACAGCGACCTGCCCGTCATGCAGAATACGCTGGACACCCTCAGGAAGCTGCAGATCCCGTTCGAGGTGCGCGTCACCTCGGCCCACCGCACGCCGAAGGAGACGCATGACTACGTCAGCGAGGCCGACCAACGCGGCTGCGCGGTGTTTATCTGTGCCGCCGGCCTGGCCGCGCACCTCGCCGGCGCCGTATCGGCGATCACGGTCAAGCCGGTGGTCGGCGTGCCGCTGGACGCCGGCCCGCTGAAGGGCATGGACTCCCTGCTCTCCACCGTGCAGATGCCGGGCGGCATCCCGGTCGCCTGCGTGGCCATCGGCTCGGCCGGCGCGCGGAACGCCGCCTATCTCGCCGCGCAGATGATCGCCCTGTCCGATACCGCGCTCGCCGCGCGCCTGCGGCAGGAGCGCGCCGACAACGCCAGGTCGATACTCGCGAAGAACGCGGCCCTGCAGGAACAGCTGCAGGCGAAATAATCCCGCGGAACCGGACACGCCGATGAGCGGAGACTGGCAACTGCGCGCGGCCGTGCGCTGCATTCGCGGCGGCGGCATCGTCGCCTATCCCACCGAGGCGGTGTATGGCCTCGGCTGCGATCCGCTCGCCGGCGAGACGGTATTCCGCCTGCTCGACATCAAGCAGCGGCCGCTCGCGCAGGGCCTGATCCTGATCGGGGCGGACTTCTCCCAGCTCGCGCCCTACGTCGGCCCCGTGCCCGCGTCCGTCATGCAACGCGTCCGCGCCACCTGGCCCGGCCCCGTCACCTGGCTGCTGCCGGTGTCACCGGGCGTGCCGTACTGGCTGCGCGGCGCGCATCCGACCATCGCCGTGCGCGTGACCGCGCACCCGATCGCCGCCGCGTTGTGCCGTGCCGTCGGCCATGCCCTGGTCTCCACCAGCGCCAATCGCCATCGCCGGCCGGCGGCGCGTACGGCCCTGCAGGTCGAACGCCGCCTCGGCGCCGAACTCGACTATGTCCTGAACGGAAAGGTCGGCGCGCGGAAACGGCCGAGCGAGATCCGGGATGCGCTCACTGGACACGTCGTCCGGCCAGGTTAAGATCTAGCCGGGGGACAGATTTCAAATCTGTCCCCTCAGTGATCTGCGCTAGAATCCGGACATAATATTCACGAACCTGACGGTATCTTATGAACCAGCCCGACATCGCCGCCGTAAAAAACTACTTGCTCGGCCTGCAGGCACGCATCTGCTCCGAGCTCGAGACCGAGGACGGATCCGTGCGCTTCGCCGAAGAGGCGTGGGAACGCCCGGAGGGCGGCGGCGGGCGCAGCCGGGTGCTGGCGAACGGTGCGGTATTCGAGCAGGCGGGGGTGAACTTCTCGCACGTCATGGGGCCTGGCATGCCGGCCTCCGCCACGGCACACCGGCCCGAACTCGCCGGGCGCCGTTTCGAGGCGCTCGGTGTGTCGCTGGTCATCCATCCGCGCAATCCCTATGTCCCGACCTCGCACGCTAACGTGCGCTTCTTCATCGCCGAGAAGGCGGGCGCGGCACCGATCTGGTGGTTCGGCGGCGGCTTCGACCTGACTCCTTATTATGGTTTCGAAGAGGATGCCGTGCACTGGCACCACATCGCGCGCGCCGCCTGCGTTCCCTTCGGCGCGGACGTCTATCCGCGCTACAAGCAATGGTGCGACGAATATTTCTTCCTGAAGCACCGCGGCGAGCCGCGCGGCATCGGTGGACTGTTCTTCGACGACCTGAACGAATGGGGTTTCGCGCGCTGCTTCGGCTATATGCAGAGCGTCGGCGACCACTACCTCGCGGCCTACCGCCCGATCGTCACGCGCCGCAAGGCGACGCCCTTCGGCGAGCGCGAACGCGACTTCCAGCTCTACCGGCGCGGGCGCTATGTGGAGTTCAACCTGATCTACGACCGCGGCACGCTGTTCGGCCTGCAGTCGGGCGGGCGCACCGAATCGATCCTGATGTCATTGCCGCCGCTGGTGAAGTGGCGCTACAACTGGCGCCCGGAGCCCGGCACCGAGGAGGCGCGGCTGTACAGCGATTTCCTGCGCCCGCGCGACTGGCTGGGCGAGTAATCAATCGTAACGCAACATGCGGGCCAATCCTGCAGGGTGGGCACGGAAAACGTGCCCACCCGATACATCGATTGTAGCCCGGATGGAGCGTAGCGGAATCCGGGGATCGAGGTAAGGTACCGTGTCTCCCGGATCGCGGCACTGCGAGCCTCCATCCGCGCTACAAAGATGTCGAACTCCCCCGAACTATTCCTCCCCCGGCCGGCAGTACCCGTCACAGGGCAGACTGTACCAGCGCGGCTCGCCGTCGAGGCGCAGCGCGGTCAGCGCGCCGCCCCAGACGCAGCCGGAATCGAGGGCGAAGACATTACGGGCATGATACCGCCCGAGCGCCGACCAGTGACCGAACACCAGCCGGAGCCCTGCGCTGGCCCGATCGGGTATATCGAACCATGGCTTCAGATCGTCGGTGCGTCCGAACGGCGAACCCTTTTCCTTCAGATGGATCCGCCCCTCCGCATCGCAGAGGCGCAGACGCGTCAGGCAGTTCAGGATGAAACGCAGGCGATCGATGCCGCGCAGTTCCTCGGACCAGTGATCCGGTTTGCTGCCGTACATGGCGCGCAGAAACGCGCTGTGATCCGGCGCGCGCAGCACGGCCTCGACCTCGGCCGCGCACGCCGCGGCCTGCGCGAGGTCCCACTGCGGCGGCAGCCCTGCATGGATCATCGTGTAACCGAGCGCGGCGTCGTGATGCAGCAGCGGACGCTGCCGCAGCCAGTCGAGCAGCGCGTCGCGATCGGGCGCGGCCAGTATTTCCTCGAAGGTATCACCCGGACCGGCATCGCGTACACCGGCCGCGATCGCGAGCAGGTGCAGATCGTGATTGCCGAGCACCGTGACGGCGCTCGTACCCAGGCTCATCACGAAACGCAGCGCCTCGAGTGAGGCGGGGCCGCGATTGACCAGATCACCCACGAACCACAGACGGTCCGCATCCGGATTGAAATCGAGCAGCGAGAGCAGCGTCGTCAATTCGCGCTGGCAGCCCTGCACATCGCCAATGGCATAGACAGCCATGGAGCCTCCCTGGGGACAGATTGAGTTTTAGTGTTGCCTGTTTATGGATTCGCTGTTTATTGGGGACAGATTTATTTTTTGAAACAGGGAAAATAAATCTGTCCCCACCGTCAGTTATCTGGCGCGACGCGCAGGGAGAAGGTGACCGGACCGTCGTTGACCAGGGCGACCTGCATGTCGGCGCCGAACTCGCCCGCCGCGATGCGCAGAGGATAGGTCCGCGCCCGCGCGAGGGCGTGGTCGAACAGGCGCCGCGCCTCCGCGGGCTCCGCCGCCGGGGTGAAGCTGGGCCGCGGACCGGAACGGGTGTCCGCCGCGAGCGTGAACTGAGACACCAGCAGTGCTTCGCCGCCGGACTCGAGCACGCTGCGGTTCATGCGCCCGGTAGCGTCGGGGAAAATGCGGTAGTTCAGCACGCGCTCGAGCAGGCGCTCCGCCTGCGCCTCGGTGTCACCGCGCTCGACGGCGAGAAACACCAGCACGCCGCGGCCGATCTCACCCGCGGTGCGCCCATCGACCTGAACGCGCGCCGAGGTGACGCGCTGCAGCAGCGCGATCACGTCAGCCGCTTGGACAAATCGACGGTCGCACGCACCAGCGCGTCGACGATGCCGGGCTCGAGCGCGGAATGGCCGGCATCGGGGATGACCCGCAACTCCGCGCGCGGCCAGGCCTGGTGCAGGTCCCAGGCGTTCTTCAGGGGACATACCGCGTCGTAGCGGCCATGCACGATGACGCCGGGGATATCCGCGAGTCGCGGCGCGTCGCGCAGGATCTGGTCCGGTTCGAGAAAGGTGTCATTCATGAAGTAATGGCACTCGATGCGGGCGAGGCTGAGCGCGGTATAGGGCTCGGAGAAGTGGTCCACCACCTCCTTGCGCGGCAGCAGATTGGAGGTCTTGCCCTCCCAGCGCGACCACGCCTTGGCGGCGGCCATGCGCGCGATCTCATCCTCGCCGGTCAGCCGGCGGTAATAGGCTCCGACCAGATCACCATGTTCGTCCTCCGGGATCGGACGCAGATACTCCTCCCAGTAATCCGGGAACAGCCAGCTCGCGCCCTCCTGGTAGAACCAGCGGATCTCTTCGGGCCGGCACAGGAAGATGCCGCGCAGGATCAGGCCGAGCACGCGCCCGGGGTGGGTCTCGGCGTAGACCAGTCCGAGGGTGGAACCCCATGAACCGCCGAACACGGCCCAGCGCTCGATGCCGAGGTGCACGCGGATGCGTTCCATGTCCGCCACCAGATTCGGTGTGGTGTTGTCGCGCAGTTCGGCGTGCGGTGTCGAACGTCCGCAGCCGCGCTGGTCGAACAGCACGATGCGATAGACCTCGGGATCGAAGAAGCGGCGGTGCCACGGCTCGCAGCCGGCGCCAGGACCTCCATGCACGAATACCACCGGCAGGCCGTCGGGGTTGCCGCACTCCTCGACATGGAGTGTATGCAGCGCATCGACCTGCAGGCTGTGCGTGACATATGGCTTGATTGCGGGATACTGCCCGATCATCTCCCCCCCCTCTGCTGACAGCGCCTAGACCAGCGCGGCGCCGATCCAGTGACCGATCAGATAGGTCGCCAGCCCGGCGCCCCCGCCGATGAGCATCATGCGCAATCCACTCCACAACGCGCCCTTGCCGGTGAACAGGCTGAGCAGCGCGCCCACGCTGAACAGGGCGGTGAGACTCAAGGCGATCATGACCGCGACAGGCCGGCCACCGGCCCCGAACAGGAACGGAATCAACGGGATCAGCGCCCCGGCGGCGAAGGAAACAAAGGAGGAGGCCGCCGCGCCGAGCGGCGAGCCGAGCGTTCCGGGATCGAGGCCGAGCTCCTCACGCGCGAGCGCGTCGAGCGCCTTCTCGTGATCCTTGAGCAGATCAGTGGCAAACTCGCGCGCCTGCGCCAGATCGAGTCCACGCGCGTTGTAGATCAGCGCGAGTTCCTCCGCCTCCTCCTCTGGATATTCCGCCAGTTCGTCGCGCTCGAGGCCGATCTGGTACTCATACAGCTCGCGCTGCGAGCGCACCGAGATGTATTCGCCGGCCGCCATCGAGGCGGCGCCGGCCAGCAGGCCCGCCGCACCCGTAAGCAGCACCACGCCGCCGTCCTGGGCCGCGCCGACCACCCCCAGCAGAAGGCAAGTATTGGACACGAGGCCGTCATTGACGCCGAATACGGCGGCACGCAGATTGCCGCCGCGACCGAGGCTGGAATGACGATAGCCGATCTCCTCGACCGAGGCGGGCATTGCGTGCCCTGGGCTGGGAGACGGGTGGGTGTAGACGGACAGACCGCGGATCTTCATCGCGGCCAGCGCCGGCCGTATCGCGCGCGGGCCGATGCGGCGGATCAACCAGGCGATGACGCGGGTCCGCCAGGTCGGGCGCGGGCGCGGCGGCACCGCCGCGCCCGCGGAGCGCAGCTTGTCCTCCCACAGTCCCGCCTGCGCCTCGGCGGCATGGGCCAGGGAATTGAACAGCGCGGACTTGGCAGGATCGCCCTCGACTTCCGCCATGATGCGATACAGCCCGGCGGAACGCTTCTCCTCGGCCCAGCTTTCACGGTCGCCCATCGGCGGGGACTCCTCGATTCAATCCTGAACCGGCGCGTGCCGCTCAGCGTGCGCCGTTCTTGGCTTCCATGATGCCGTTCATCAGCTTGAGGCCGCCGAAGGCGTCCTTGGCGTAATGCACATTGTCAGGCACCGTGTAGGCGGCGCGGCAGTCTGACTCGACATAGCGGCGCGTCAGCGCGGCGCCGCCGAGCAGTACCGGAATATTCACGCCCTGCCGTTTCATCTCCTCGAGATTCTCCTTCATGATCACCGTCGACTTCACCAGCAGGCCGGACATGCCGACCGCGTCGGCGCGGTGCTCCTGCGCGGCCTCCAGGATACTGGTCAGCGGCTGCTTGATGCCGAGATTGATCACCCGGTAGCCGTTGTTGGTCAGGATGATATCGACCAGGTTCTTGCCGATATCGTGCACGTCTCCCTTGACCGTGGCGAGCACCAGCGTGCCCTTCTGCTGGCCGTCGACCCGCTCCATCAGCGGTTCGAGAAATGCCACCGCGGCCTTCATGGTCTCGGCCGATTGCAGCACAAAGGGCAACTGCATCTGGCCAGTTCCGAACAGCTCGCCGACCACCTTCATTCCATCGAGCAACAGCTCGTTGATGATGTCGAGCGGGCTGTACATCTTAAGCGCCTCGCGCAGGTCGTCCTCCAGGCCCTTCTTGTCGCCATCGATGATGCGCTGCTTGAGCGCCTCCTCGATCGTCTCCGGCCTGGTCTTGACGGCGGCCGATTCCCTGACGTCCTTGAACAGATCGACGAAATGGATGAGCGGATCGCGGCCGTCGCGGCTCCGGTTGAAGATGAGATCTTCCGCTGCCTCGCGGTGCGCCTCGTCGATCTTGTGCAGCGGCATGATCTTGGAGACATGGATGATCGCCGCCGTCATGCCGCGCTGCTGCGCATGGTGCAGGAACACCGAGTTCAGCACATGGCGCGCCGCGGCGTTCAGGCCGAACGAGATATTGGACAGCCCGAGCAGGATCTGGCACTCGGGGAATTCGCGCGCGATGAGTTCGATCGCATCGAGTGTGTTCCTGCCGTGGTTGCGGTCCTCTTCCACGCCGGTGCAGATGGTGAAGGTGAGCGGGTCGAACATCAGGTCGGACGGCGGCAGGCCATGGCGGCCGACGGCGAACTCGTACAGGCGGCGCGCAATGACGAGCTTGCGGTCGACCTCCTTGGCCATGCCTTCCTCGTCGATGGTGAGGGCGACCACGCCGGTGCCGAATTTCTTCGCGTAGCCGAGGACCTTCTCGGCCTTCTCCTCGCCGTCCTCGAAATTGATCGAGTTGATGATGCTCTTGCCGCCGAGCAGTTTCAGCGCGGTCTCCAGCACCGGCGTCTCGGTCGAATCGATCACCAGCGGCACGGTGATCTGGCCGCGGTAGCGCGTGATCACCTCGGTCATGTCGGAGGCCTCGGGCCGGCCGACGTAGGCGACGCAGACGTCGAGGGCGTGCGAACCTTCCTTCACCTGCTCGCGGCCGATGCCGACCAGGGCATCCCAGTCCTCGGCGCCGAGCAGGTCGCGGAACTTCTTCGAGCCGTTGGCGTTGGAACGCTCGCCGACGGCGAATACCGCATTCTCCTGCCGCAGCGGGACGCTGGTGTAGAGCGAGCTGACCGCGGGCGTGAGGGTGATCCCGCGCGCGCGCGGCGCGGCGTCGGTGCGCGCGTCAAGCATCGCGCGCAGACGCGAGATATGCGCCGGCGTGGTGCCGCAGCAGCCGCCGATCAGATTGACGCCGTCCTCGTCGACGAAGCGCTGCTGCCAGCCGGCCAGTTCCTCCGGCGACAGCGGATACTCGGTCTTCCCCTCCACCAGCATCGGCAAACCGGCGTTCGGCATGATCGAGATCATGCCGGGCCAGTTCTCGCCGAGATACTGCACATGCTCGGCCATCTCGGCGGGGCCGGTGGCGCAGTTGAGGCCGATGGCGTCGACATCCATGGCCGCCAGCGCGGTGACCGCGCAGCCGATGTCGGAGCCGACCAGCATGGTGCCGGTGGTCTCGATGGTGACCTGCGCGAAGATCGGCACGTCGGCGCGGCCCTTCTCCGCGCGCGCGCGCTTGCAGGCGTTGATGCCGGCTTTCATGGTCAGCAGATCCTGATGGGTCTCCAGCAGGAAGACATCGATGCCGCCATCGAGCAGGCCGCGGGCCTGCTCATAATAGGAATCCTCCAGGGTGTCGTAATCAATGTGACCGAGGCTGGGCAGCTTGGTGCCCGGACCCATCGAACCGATCACGTAGCGCGGCCACTCCGGGGTGCTGAAGCCGTCGGCCACTTCGCGCGCCAGCGCCGCCGCCAGCCGGTTCAGCTCATAGGTCTGCTCGACGAGGTCGAACTCGGCGAACACGATCTTGTTGGCGCCGAAGGTGTTGGTCTCGACGCAGTCGGCGCCGGCCTCGAAATAGGTTCGATGGAGCTTGCGCACGAAATCCGGCCGCGTCTTGCACAGGATCTCGGAACAGTTCTCCAGGCCGAGGAAATCGCGTTCGACGTCCCATTGCTCCGCCTGGATCAGGGTCCCGGTGCCGCCGTCGCAGAGCAGCACGCGCCTGCGTATCCGATCTATGAATTTTTCTCTCATGACAAAGTCGATGTCCTGATTTAGACTCGCTGGTTGACGTGGGTATTCCTTACATGTGATGCGTGATTCGTACCGGTGCGGCGGCGCCCGGGGGAATGCCCGCTCCGATGCAGTCCATGGCAAGAAGCAAGATCCTGACCCGCCCGGCGCGGACCATGCGCTATTCTAGCATTCTCATGAACGAAAGCAGTCGATGCGGACGCGCCTGATAAAACTTTCCCTGCGCCTGTGCGCATATCTGCCCCTGCGTGTCGTCCACGCGCTGGGCGCCGGCGCAGGCCGGTTGCTGGCGCGCGTCCCCAACGATACCCGCCATGTCGCGCGCATCAACCTCGCGCGCTGCTATCCGCAGCTCGACGCCCCCGCCCGGCGCCGTCTGACGGAACAATGCCTGATGGAGACGGTCAGGACCGCAATGGAAACCGGTCCGCTGTGGCACTGGGATCGCGAACGCATCCGGCAGCTGGTCCTGGGCGCGGAAGGCGAGAACCTGCTGGAACAGGCGCTGGCCGCCGGCCGCGGGGCGATACTCGCCATCCCTCACCTGGGGGCCTGGGAGATGGTCGGGCTCTACTGCTCGATGCGCCACCCCATGACCAGCCTGTATCGTCCTCCCCGCCTGGGCAGCCTCGACGCACTGATGACGGCGGCGCGCGAGCGCTTCGGCGCCCGTCTCGTCCCGTCCGATACGGCGGGCGTGCGCGCGCTGCTCAAGGCCTCGCGCCGCGGCGAACTGCTGGCCATCCTGCCGGATCAGGAACCGCGCTACGGCAACGGTATTTTCAGCCCGTTCTTCGGCATCCCCGCCTACACCATGACGCTGCTGGCCCGGCTGACGCAGCAGACCGGCGCCCCCGTCTTCATCTCCTACGCGGAGCGCCTCGCACACGGCTCGGGCTATCGCCTGCATTTCCAGCCCCTGGCGCTGCCGTCGGGCGACGCCTCGGTCGAAGGGATCACCGGGGCCGTCAACGCCGCCATCGAGGACTGCGTGCGGCGTATCCCGCAGCAATACCAGTGGGGCTACAAACGCTTCAAGACGCGTCCCCCCGGAGCGGCGCGCTTCTATCCACGCCGCACCTCATGATTTCTGCGCGACGATCATGGCCTCGTCGCGCAGGCCCTGATCCAGCGCACCGACACGTCCCTCCTCGCGATACACGAGCAGCCTGAGCGGCGCGAACAGCGCCAGCAGCTCGTTGTCCGCGAGACGGAACTCCGGATTGCCGGGGCCGGCATCCGTCACCCGCGTGCGCGTGAACGTCTGATAGAACAGCAGGCCGCCGCTGCGCAGGGCGGCGACGAGATGCGGCACCAGGGCACGCTCCAGGAAATGGGCGATGACGATGAGATCACAGCTGCCCGGTTCCGGCGGCCGCTCCATGATATCGCGCGCCTCGCCGCCGAGCGGCAATCCGCGCTCGCGGGCGTAGCGGTTCACCTGCTCGATCGCCACCGGCGAGATATCCCATGCGCGGGTGCTGAAACCGCGTTCCGCGAGCAGCACGGCGTTGCCGGCCAGACCGCAGGCGATCTCGAGCGCGTCCCCTCCGTGCGGCAGCAGGTGAACGTTTTCGGCCAGCACCCGGGTCGGTGCGCCGGGAAAACCCGTCTTCTGGCTGTAGACTGCGTCCCACTTCTTACGGCTGTCGTTCATCACGTCTC
Coding sequences within:
- a CDS encoding class I SAM-dependent methyltransferase, with translation MNDSRKKWDAVYSQKTGFPGAPTRVLAENVHLLPHGGDALEIACGLAGNAVLLAERGFSTRAWDISPVAIEQVNRYARERGLPLGGEARDIMERPPEPGSCDLIVIAHFLERALVPHLVAALRSGGLLFYQTFTRTRVTDAGPGNPEFRLADNELLALFAPLRLLVYREEGRVGALDQGLRDEAMIVAQKS
- a CDS encoding lysophospholipid acyltransferase family protein, with protein sequence MRTRLIKLSLRLCAYLPLRVVHALGAGAGRLLARVPNDTRHVARINLARCYPQLDAPARRRLTEQCLMETVRTAMETGPLWHWDRERIRQLVLGAEGENLLEQALAAGRGAILAIPHLGAWEMVGLYCSMRHPMTSLYRPPRLGSLDALMTAARERFGARLVPSDTAGVRALLKASRRGELLAILPDQEPRYGNGIFSPFFGIPAYTMTLLARLTQQTGAPVFISYAERLAHGSGYRLHFQPLALPSGDASVEGITGAVNAAIEDCVRRIPQQYQWGYKRFKTRPPGAARFYPRRTS